The window ataaagaggatatttttaaaaagtagctgagaACTCCCTAGATGACAAGGTaattaaacaagaagaaatcATGCTAAACAAAAACTTTCAACTGGAATAATTtcacttcagaaaaaaaagttaagcatttccaaaacaaataaaagttgaGTGTGTTACTAACCACTGGAACAGTGCtaaaggaaatgtaaaagaaagtcTATCACGTCCAAAAATTACAATATATACTGCACAGCATCataaaagcatatgaaaatagaAAGCTCTCTATTAAAGGTAAATACATAAACAGCTATAGAAATCTCTACTGTCATAATGATGGTGCACAAAACTTTCACGTTATTgctatggaatttaaaaaatgaagcagaaagctGCATAAATATGGGTTCATAGATACTCAATAAGAAAAGATAACAAGTGATATTAATAACAAAGTGGGGGTATAAAGAGGTAAAgctttgcattccattgaaaTATAGTCATTATATATTGTCATAACTTTAAGATGTTTtatgaagtctttatttctcaagATGATTACAAAAAAACCTGTAGATGGTATGCAGaagcaaatgagaaagaaattgaatcatgTCACtacaaaatcaatgaagaaaaataaagcagtaagagaaaaaaatgataaataacacatctacaagaaacacagaagacaattacaaataataatagtaacttcattaactacagtaattacttcaaatacagaaagttaaataccttaaagaaaatgcataaaatgaTTTAATGGATTAAGAACACAGAAGATCCAGCAATGTACTCTCTACAAGAGTCACTTTAGCTCTAAGGACTCAAATAAGTTGAAAGTAgcagtataaagaaaatatattttatgcaaagaGTAGCTACAATTGGAGGGGCATGGTCataattatattaaacaaaatatattttaagttaaaaattttaaaaagagacagattGTTATTATGTAACGGTGAGATGGATTAACTTGCAAGAAATCCATAACAATAATTTAgaaatcatatatataatttgaaaaatctgcaaaaatataccattgggattttgataaaaattacattaaatttttatattactataaATAACACTgatatctttcttatttttttttttttggagatagagtttctgtctcccaggctggaggacaatggcacgatctcgcgattggctcacttcaacctccgcctcccaggttcaactgattctcatctttcaaatatgtaaaacaaatattgaCAGAAATCAAGCAAGAAATATATAGCAACACAACAATTGCGGACATCAAGactccactttcaataatgaCTAGAATAGTCAGATGTAATATCAGTAAGAAAGCCAAACCTGAACATTATAGACCTGACAAGCATTTACAGAACTCTGCGATCGAAAGCAGCAAAATATGCAATATTCTCAATCACACATGGTACATTCTGTTAGGATACATGtcttattaaatttaagaaaacagaagTCATGCAATgtaaatgaaactagaaatcaaaagcaagaaaatgtttCAGATACGTAAATAAGAGGAAATTAAGCAAAATCTTACATATAGTCTTGCTCAAGTGTCAGgtgatttaatattgttaagatgtcagggCCGGcgcgtgactcatgcctgtaatcccaggactttgggaggccaaagtgtgtggatcacttgagatcagaagtttgagactagcctggccaacatggcaaaaccctatctctactaaaaatacaaaagttagctataCATgttggtgcatgactgtaatcccagctactctggtggctgagactggagaattgcttgaacatgggaaacagagcttgcagtgagcacagCTCACACCTCTGCCCTTCAGCCTGAGTGACTCactaaaactccatctccaaaggaaaaaaaaaaagttgtcagtATTACCCATgatgatataaaaatgtaatgtaattttcATCTAAATCCCAATGgtattttttttgcagaatttttGTGTATAATTCTAAAAGTTGTTTAGGAACTGTGACTAGGCAAACATCctttaaaaaggacaaagagttattacattttctgatttaaaatcatGATAcaaagctacaaaaataaaaacaatatggtATTACCACAAAAACGGATACATAGATGATGAAACAGAATAGACATCCTGGAAATAAACCCTCGCATACGTGATAAAATAATCTTCCATATGCTTTTCATGACCatgcaatagaaaaataagaatctcTTTAacaaagaattttcaaaattgaatgtttacagagcaaaaataaagttggatgcttcttttgtattatatataaaaagaaaagttgttttttaatggatttaatgcttaaacataaaaactaataaaattcttagaagtaaACATAGGGGAAAAGTTTATGACATAAGTCTTAAAACTTTGCTTAAGTATGACATCAAATTCAtaagaaacaaggaaaagaacaaaaaagaaaggaactacATTAACCTTCAAGTATTCTACACatcaaagaaaacatttagtGGCATACAAATGTCACCTAATAAGTGGGTGAAacctgggcatgctggctcatgcctataattctagaaatttaggaggccaaggcagaatgatcatttgaggccaaaagtttgagactagccatgAAAATatatcaagaccctgtcttgtATAGGgtaatatatgtgcatacatacatacatataacaaaaaagtgtaaaaatattttctaatcacaTATTTGGTAGGTGTTAATTTCCGAAAGATATAAACTCCtaaaattcaacaacaacaaaatgttaataaCTTGATTTAGAATGGTAAATGTTTGAAATgacttttctccaaagaagacatagaaataactaGGTATTTAAAAGGATACTCGTCCGAGGGCAGGACTATGGGAGGCTGCCCTGTacggaaaagaagaagaaatggcagTAAAGAGGGCAACCATCATTCCACCCAGCCCAAAAGGAATAAGAGAAACCCTATCTTTCAGGATTCTCAAGACACAGTTTTCATGGAGTGATAATGAAAGGAGCAGCAGCCGCCTTAATATCCCAGAGAGAGCAGGTGGACCAGAAGGCAACTTAAACCACATTGTTACTGAACCCAATGCAAACTTTCCCCAGTTCTTGCATGAGGGGTATGTACCATGCCAAGGTCTTTACTCCCATATCAACCAGACCTTGAAGGAGGCTCACTTCAACAGCCTGCAGCAGTGAGGGCAAGTTCCAACATGATGAATTAGGACTTCCTTATTCCAACCTAAACTGTGTTTATAAAAGTAATTGCATACACACCAAAAAAAAGTCTATTGGTTTTTAAGTCTACATTTTAAGTAACAAGTTAATGGGCAGTTGTTTAATTGGGGTTTTACTTCACTGCTGTACTTTTAAAGGGGCTGtgaataaatgtttatgaaattaaaaaaataaaataaaaaaataaaaggatactcGACATCACTCttctagaaaaatgcaaaacaaagtcACAATAATCTATGGCCTCAAGccgatatttaaaataatatgacagctcttcaaaaaatttaaaatgagattattatataatacagcaaacCCCCTTCTGGCTATGTACTTAAAATATACAACGCAGATctggaagagatatttgcacaacCAAATTTATTGCAATATTATTAACACaagccaaaaggcagaaacaatCCAGATGTCCCTTGACCAATGAACAGATTAATAACAAGTGGCACATACACAAAGtcgaatattattcagtctttaaaaagacaCATTATATGATAATTCTGGAGATCatgttaattgaaataagccaggaacaaagTGACagtctatgattccattcataatCAGGTATCTTAAGTAGACAaactcacaggaaaaaaaagttagaatggTGCTTGTCAAGGACTGAAGAGATGGTAAAATGggcagttgttttattttttatttttattttttatttttttattatactttaagttttagggtacatgtacacattgtgcaggttagttacatatgtatacatgtgccatgctggtgcgctgcacccactaactcgtcatctagcattaggtatatctcccgatgctatccctcccccctccccccaccccacaacagtccccagagtgtgatattccccttcctgtgtccatgggatctcattgttcaattcccacctatgagtgagaatatgtggtgtttggttttttgttcttgcgatagtttactgagaatgatgatttccaatttcatccatgtccctacaaatgacatgaactcatcgttttttatggctgcatagtattccatggtgtatatgtgccacattttcttaatccagtctatcattgttggacatttgggttggttccaagtctttgctattgtgaataatgccacaataaacatacgcatgtgtctttatagcagcatgatttatagtcctttgggtatatacccagtaatgggatggctgagtcaaatggtatttctagttcttgatccctgaggaatcgccacactgacttccacaatggttgaactagtttacagtcccaccaacagtgtaaaagtgttcctatttctccacatcctctccagcacctgttgtttcctgactttttaatgattgccattccaactggtgtgagatggtatctcattgtggttttgatttgcatttctctgatggccagtgatgatgagcattttttcatgtgttttttggctgcatagatgtcttcttttgagaagtgtctgttcatgtccttcgcccactttttgatggggttgtttgtttttttcttgtaaatttgtttgagttcattgtagattctggatattagccctttgtcagatgaataggttgcgaaaattttctcccattttgtaggttgcctgttcactctgatggtagtttcctttgctgtgcagaagctctttagtttaattagatcccatttgtcaattttggcttttgttgccattgcttttggtgttttagacatgaagtccttgcccatgcttatgtcctgaatggtaatgcctagattttcttctagggtttttatggtttcaggtctaacgtttaagtctttaatccatcttgaattgatttttgtataaggtgtaaggaagggatccagtttcagctttctacatatggctagccagttttcccagtgccatttattaaatagggaatcccttccccattgcttgtttttctcagatttgtcaaaggtcagattgttgtagatatgcggcattatttctgagggctctgttctgttccattgatctatatctctgttttggtaccagtaccatgctgttttggttactgtagccttgtagtatagtttgaagtcaggtagtgtgatgcctccagctttgttcttttggcttaggattgacttggtgatgcgggctcttttttggttccatatgaactttaaactagtttttccaattctgtgaagaaagtcattggtagcttgatggggatggcattgaatctgtaaattaccttgggcagtatggccattttcacgatattgattcttcctacccatgagcatggaatgttcttccatttgtttgtatcctcttttatttccttgagcagtggtttgtagttctccttgtagaggtccttcacatcccttgtaagttggattcttaggtattttattctctttgaagcaattgtgaatgggagttcactcatgatttggctctctgtttgtctgttgttggtgtataagaatgcttgtgatttttgtacattgattttgtatgctgagactttgctgaagttgcttatcagcttaaggagattttgggctgagacaatggggttttctagatatataatcatgctatctgcaaacagggacaatttgacttcttcttttcctaattgaataccctttatttccttctcctgcctaattgccctggccagaacttccaacactatgttgaataggagtggtgagagagggcatccctgtcttgtgccagttttcaaagggaatgcttccagtttttgcccattcagtatgatattggctgtgggtttgtcatagatagcttttattattttgaaatacgtcccatcaatacctaatttattgagagtatttagcatgaagcgttgttgaattttgtcaaaggctttttctgcatctattgagataatcatgtggtttttatatttggctctgtttatatgctggattacatttattgatttgcatatattgaaccagccttgcatcccaaggatgaagcccacttgatcatggtggataagctttttgatgtgcttctggattcgttttgccagtattttattgaggatttttgcatcaatgttcatcaaggatattggtctaaaattctctttttttgttgtgtctctgcccggctttggtatcagaatgatgctggcctcataaaataagttagggagga of the Pan paniscus chromosome 14, NHGRI_mPanPan1-v2.0_pri, whole genome shotgun sequence genome contains:
- the LOC134728857 gene encoding protein VCF2-like — its product is MGGCPVRKRRRNGSKEGNHHSTQPKRNKRNPIFQDSQDTVFME